Proteins from one Nicotiana tabacum cultivar K326 chromosome 23, ASM71507v2, whole genome shotgun sequence genomic window:
- the LOC107816679 gene encoding uncharacterized protein LOC107816679 isoform X19, with protein sequence METKSPCPPYTVTVRRNPPRRARPTPSSAVPNSLPRSPPRNISSFPIEDILSIEVPEKQLLTEHPSSSENLKVFLRVRPLISQRETAKIEKTAAEMKKTTKNAWPKNPKSTNALPKKLKKSYEVCVTVNDAHSVTLLPPQSLQDAKRIKSEVYEGFSHVFSSQASQREVYEEMVNPLVEDFLKGKSGMLAALGPSGSGKTHTIFGCGRDPGMVPLALRRILSQEEGEKKKSRRIFYLSMFEISSEKGKSEKIFDLSQDGADLCIQQSSIKGVQQAVLYDAQQAESLIACGLLKRATAMTNSNSQSSRSQCIINIRCEYTRAGGKVGDNSNSAVLTIVDLAGAEREKKTGNQGVRLLESNFINNTSMVFGLCLRSLLEHQKNPRKPMQKHFQNSLLTRYLRDYLEGKKRMALLLTVRPGEEDYLDTSFLLRQASPYTKIKFDIVEEHGILNHNKRPVQTTPSMGKLKRMKLNQTENCEINQRSIERPELPNEEAAVEGVKDDSLTGVLVQSEEIITIEANERNILRVDHVELERKERNHQILQNFGKALWKVLKEYKRKLEVAENEICTLRDCLSCEKTRSAELENQLRDWQSNCCCRKGVSSEESSREEDEFRGKGSLDCEARQSTDQNEVDENVTCTPRDCIIIKKTRWAELENELMDWQSNCRCRKGVSSEVSSREVDELRRKISLDFEDHQSIGCNEVTSEAYSCHLEGSAHARNDERLDSTIAQQLESSIEDATGVEDLMKLIEMKAEITDLNGKATAVLSGSHSCTDQEYGQEEESSVRTSKATFINRDENDLLEEDHTLFDSVLPDCSVSSSKSSLFVENKSPFQVWEDQTQNEEDKVKSDAHTRTEERLDSTTAQKFERSIEDITGVEVPKIPDGMKAESINLKGKENALLSGSPSCTDQEYEQEEESFVCTSQATSISRDENDLLEEDHMLFDSVLPECTINSSESSLLVENNSSFPVVEDQTQNEEDKTAKTLESSTEDATGVEDQKIPDGMKAESTDLNGKANALLSGSPSFPDQEYEREENFFVSTSQATSINRDEASLLEEDHTLFDSVLPECTVNSSESSLFIENNCSFPVLEDQTHNKEDKTAQKLESSIEDATGVEDLMKPNEMKAEITRLNGKATAVLTGSRSCTDQEDGQEMESSVCTSQATFINRDGASLLEEDHALFDPVLAECTVSSSESSLFVEYNSSFPVVQNQSQNEEDKKPLGPSTMLMPEEVVHALGCHDNNTPEAVTKHGSCTKLQNADRPKRRLLPVSSILLKDIGNIDFKDENEKPKGVKAEKKGTSGKNRTQGSTSLIRLLKDNLAI encoded by the exons ATGGAGACGAAATCGCCGTGTCCGCCGTACACGGTGACCGTTCGCCGGAACCCTCCCCGGAGAGCAAGACCGACACCATCCTCCGCTGTTCCTAATTCGCTTCCCCGATCGCCGCCGCGAAACATCTCTTCATTCCCCATTGAGGATATTCTATCAATAGAAGTCCCTGAAAAACAACTTCTTACGGAGCATCCATCATCATCGGAGAATCTCAAGGTATTTCTGAGAGTCCGACCGTTAATTTCTCAACGAGAAACAGCGAAAATAGAAAAAACAGCTGCtgaaatgaagaaaacaacaaaaaatgcTTGGCCTAAAAACCCTAAGTCCACCAATGCGTTGCCGAAGAAGCTCAAAAAGAGCTATGAAGTCTGTGTGACAGTGAATGATGCACATTCCGTTACCCTATTGCCTCCGCAGAGCTTACAAGACGCCAAACGTATTAAATCAGAAGTTTATGAAGGTTTTTCACATGTCTTCTCGTCACAAGCATCTCAg AGGGAAGTTTACGAAGAAATGGTGAATCCTTTAGTTGAGGATTTTCTGAAGGGTAAGAGTGGAATGTTAGCTGCATTGGGACCAAGTGGTTCTGGGAAGACTCATACCATCTTTGGCTGTGGAAGGGACCCTGGTATGGTGCCTCTCGCTCTTCGTCGAATTTTATCACAGGAAGAAGGAGAGAAGAAGAAGTCACGAAG GATATTTTATTTGTCCATGTTTGAGATCTCTTCTGAGAAAGGAAAATCTGAAAAGATATTTGATTTATCTCAAGATGGGGCTGATTTATGCATCCAACAATCATCTATTAAAGGCGTGCAACAG GCCGTACTTTATGATGCTCAGCAAGCTGAATCGTTAATTGCATGTGGACTTTTAAAACGTGCGACAGCTATGACGAATTCAAACAGTCAATCCAG TCGTTCACAGTGCATCATAAATATCCGCTGTGAATATACGAGGGCAGGTGGAAAAGTTGGTGATAACTCAAACAGTGCTGTGCTGACTATAGTTGACCTTGCTGGAGCTGAGAGGGAAAAGAAGACTGGAAATCAG GGGGTTAGATTGCTCGAAAGTAATTTTATCAACAACACTTCGATGGTGTTTGGCCTGTGCTTAAGG TCATTACTGGAGCATCAGAAGAACCCCAGAAAACCTATGCAGAAACACTTTCAAAACTCTCTG TTGACCAGATACTTACGAGATTATTTGGAAGGGAAGAAGCGGATGGCACTG CTTTTAACTGTTAGACCTGGGGAAGAAGACTACCTTGATACTTCTTTTCTGCTAAGGCAGGCTTCACCATATACAAAAATCAA GTTTGACATCGTTGAAGAACATGGGATTTTAAACCACAATAAGAGGCCTGTGCAAACAACGCCTAGCATGGGGAAGCTTAAAAGAATGAAGTTGAACCAAACTGAAAATTGTGAG ATCAATCAAAGAAGCATTGAACGTCCTGAACTTCCGAATGAAG AAGCTGCTGTGGAAGGAGTGAAGGATGACAGCTTGACAGGCGTTCTTGTTCAGTCTGAGGAAATCATCACTATTGAAGCAAATGAGAGGAATATTCTCAGAGTTGATCAcgttgaattggaaagaaaagagagaaatcaTCAGATTCTGCAAAATTTTGGAAAGGCTTTGTGGAAAGTCTTGAAAGAATACAAGAGAAAACTTGAG GTGGCTGAAAATGAAATTTGCACCCTCAGAGATTGCTTAAGTTGTGAGAAAACTAGATCCGCTGAACTAGAGAATCAACTGAGGGATTGGCAAAGTAACTGCTGCTGCAGGAAAGGAGTTTCAAGTGAGGAATCCTCCAGAGAAGAGGATGAATTCAGAGGAAAAGGTTCATTAGATTGTGAGGCGCGTCAATCCACTGATCAGAATGAG GTGGACGAAAATGTAACCTGCACTCCCAGAGACTGCATAATCATCAAGAAAACAAGATGGGCTGAACTAGAGAATGAACTGATGGATTGGCAAAGTAACTGCCGCTGCAGGAAGGGGGTTTCAAGTGAGGTTTCCTCCAGAGAAGTGGATGAACTCAGAAGAAAAATCTCTTTAGATTTTGAGGATCATCAATCCATTGGTTGCAATGAG GTGACATCTGAAGCTTATTCTTGTCATTTGGAAGGGTCTGCGCATGCGAGAAATGATGAGCGGCTTGACTCCACT ATTGCTCAGCAGCTCGAAAGTTCTATTGAAGATGCTACTGGTGTTGAAGATCTGATGAAACTAATTGAAATGAAAGCAGAGATTACAGATTTGAATGGCAAAGCAACTGCTGTATTAAGCGGGTCACACTCTTGCACTGATCAGGAGTACGGGCAAGAAGAAGAAAGTTCTG TCCGCACTTCCAAAGCGACTTTCATAAACAGAGACGAGAACGACCTGTTGGAAGAGGACCACACACTTTTTGATTCAGTACTTCCAGATTGTTCAGTCAGCTCTTCTAAGTCATCTCTCTTCGTTGAAAATAAGAGCCCTTTTCAAGTGTGGGAGGACCAAACACAAAACGAAGAGGACAAG GTGAAGTCAGATGCACATACGAGAACTGAGGAGCGGCTTGACTCCACT ACTGCCCAGAAGTTCGAAAGATCTATAGAAGATATTACTGGTGTTGAAGTTCCGAAGATTCCAGATGGAATGAAAGCAGAGAGTATAAATttgaaaggcaaagaaaatgCTCTGTTAAGTGGGTCACCCTCTTGCACTGATCAGGAGTACGAGCAAGAAGAGGAAAGTTTTG TCTGCACTTCCCAAGCGACTTCAATAAGCAGAGACGAGAACGACCTGTTGGAAGAGGACCACATGCTTTTTGATTCAGTACTTCCAGAATGTACAATCAACTCTTCTGAGTCATCGCTCCTCGTTGAAAATAACAGCTCTTTTCCAGTGGTTGAGGACCAAACACAAAACGAAGAGGACAAG ACTGCTAAGACGCTCGAAAGTTCTACTGAAGATGCTACTGGTGTTGAAGATCAGAAGATTCCAGATGGAATGAAAGCAGAGAGTACAGATTTGAATGGCAAAGCAAATGCTTTGTTAAGTGGGTCACCCTCTTTCCCTGATCAGGAGTACGAGCGAGAAGAGAATTTTTTTG TAAGCACTTCTCAAGCGACTTCCATAAACAGAGACGAGGCCAGCCTGCTGGAAGAGGACCACACGCTTTTTGATTCAGTACTTCCTGAATGTACAGTCAACTCTTCTGAGTCATCTCTCTTCATTGAAAATAACTGCTCTTTTCCAGTGCTGGAGGACCAAACACACAACAAAGAGGATAAG ACTGCTCAGAAGCTTGAAAGTTCTATTGAAGATGCTACTGGTGTTGAAGATCTGATGAAACCAAATGAAATGAAAGCAGAGATTACACGTTTGAATGGCAAAGCAACTGCTGTATTAACTGGGTCACGCTCTTGTACTGATCAGGAGGACGGGCAAGAAATGGAAAGTTCTG TCTGCACTTCCCAAGCAACTTTCATAAACAGAGACGGGGCCAGCCTGTTGGAAGAGGATCATGCGCTTTTTGATCCAGTACTTGCAGAATGTACAGTCAGCTCTTCCGAGTCATCTCTCTTCGTTGAATATAACAGCTCTTTTCCAGTGGTGCAGAACCAATCACAAAATGAAGAGGACAAG AAACCATTGGGTCCATCGACAATGTTAATGCCCGAGGAAGTTGTACATGCTCTAGGATGCCATGATAACAACACACCTGAAGCAGTTACCAAACATGGTTCCTGCACTAAACTTCAGAATGCAGATAGGCCAAAAAG GAGACTTCTACCAGTTTCGTCCATCTTATTAAAAGATATAGGCAATATAGACTTCAAGGACGAGAATGAGAAACCAAAG GGAGTCAAGGCAGAAAAGAAAGGAACTTCTGGTAAGAACAGAACTCAGGGCAGCACTTCACTTATTCGTTTGCTCAAGGATAATCTTGCTATCTAG
- the LOC107816679 gene encoding uncharacterized protein LOC107816679 isoform X9: METKSPCPPYTVTVRRNPPRRARPTPSSAVPNSLPRSPPRNISSFPIEDILSIEVPEKQLLTEHPSSSENLKVFLRVRPLISQRETAKIEKTAAEMKKTTKNAWPKNPKSTNALPKKLKKSYEVCVTVNDAHSVTLLPPQSLQDAKRIKSEVYEGFSHVFSSQASQREVYEEMVNPLVEDFLKGKSGMLAALGPSGSGKTHTIFGCGRDPGMVPLALRRILSQEEGEKKKSRRIFYLSMFEISSEKGKSEKIFDLSQDGADLCIQQSSIKGVQQAVLYDAQQAESLIACGLLKRATAMTNSNSQSSRSQCIINIRCEYTRAGGKVGDNSNSAVLTIVDLAGAEREKKTGNQGVRLLESNFINNTSMVFGLCLRSLLEHQKNPRKPMQKHFQNSLLTRYLRDYLEGKKRMALLLTVRPGEEDYLDTSFLLRQASPYTKIKFDIVEEHGILNHNKRPVQTTPSMGKLKRMKLNQTENCEINQRSIERPELPNEEAAVEGVKDDSLTGVLVQSEEIITIEANERNILRVDHVELERKERNHQILQNFGKALWKVLKEYKRKLEVAENEICTLRDCLSCEKTRSAELENQLRDWQSNCCCRKGVSSEESSREEDEFRGKGSLDCEARQSTDQNEVDENVTCTPRDCIIIKKTRWAELENELMDWQSNCRCRKGVSSEVSSREVDELRRKISLDFEDHQSIGCNEVTSEAYSCHLEGSAHARNDERLDSTIAQQLESSIEDATGVEDLMKLIEMKAEITDLNGKATAVLSGSHSCTDQEYGQEEESSVRTSKATFINRDENDLLEEDHTLFDSVLPDCSVSSSKSSLFVENKSPFQVWEDQTQNEEDKVKSDAHTRTEERLDSTTAQKFERSIEDITGVEVPKIPDGMKAESINLKGKENALLSGSPSCTDQEYEQEEESFGNSKILNLLFVFSSNFCTSQATSISRDENDLLEEDHMLFDSVLPECTINSSESSLLVENNSSFPVVEDQTQNEEDKTAKTLESSTEDATGVEDQKIPDGMKAESTDLNGKANALLSGSPSFPDQEYEREENFFDSVVSTSQATSINRDEASLLEEDHTLFDSVLPECTVNSSESSLFIENNCSFPVLEDQTHNKEDKTAQKLESSIEDATGVEDLMKPNEMKAEITRLNGKATAVLTGSRSCTDQEDGQEMESSEFVVCTSQATFINRDGASLLEEDHALFDPVLAECTVSSSESSLFVEYNSSFPVVQNQSQNEEDKKPLGPSTMLMPEEVVHALGCHDNNTPEAVTKHGSCTKLQNADRPKRRLLPVSSILLKDIGNIDFKDENEKPKGVKAEKKGTSGKNRTQGSTSLIRLLKDNLAI; the protein is encoded by the exons ATGGAGACGAAATCGCCGTGTCCGCCGTACACGGTGACCGTTCGCCGGAACCCTCCCCGGAGAGCAAGACCGACACCATCCTCCGCTGTTCCTAATTCGCTTCCCCGATCGCCGCCGCGAAACATCTCTTCATTCCCCATTGAGGATATTCTATCAATAGAAGTCCCTGAAAAACAACTTCTTACGGAGCATCCATCATCATCGGAGAATCTCAAGGTATTTCTGAGAGTCCGACCGTTAATTTCTCAACGAGAAACAGCGAAAATAGAAAAAACAGCTGCtgaaatgaagaaaacaacaaaaaatgcTTGGCCTAAAAACCCTAAGTCCACCAATGCGTTGCCGAAGAAGCTCAAAAAGAGCTATGAAGTCTGTGTGACAGTGAATGATGCACATTCCGTTACCCTATTGCCTCCGCAGAGCTTACAAGACGCCAAACGTATTAAATCAGAAGTTTATGAAGGTTTTTCACATGTCTTCTCGTCACAAGCATCTCAg AGGGAAGTTTACGAAGAAATGGTGAATCCTTTAGTTGAGGATTTTCTGAAGGGTAAGAGTGGAATGTTAGCTGCATTGGGACCAAGTGGTTCTGGGAAGACTCATACCATCTTTGGCTGTGGAAGGGACCCTGGTATGGTGCCTCTCGCTCTTCGTCGAATTTTATCACAGGAAGAAGGAGAGAAGAAGAAGTCACGAAG GATATTTTATTTGTCCATGTTTGAGATCTCTTCTGAGAAAGGAAAATCTGAAAAGATATTTGATTTATCTCAAGATGGGGCTGATTTATGCATCCAACAATCATCTATTAAAGGCGTGCAACAG GCCGTACTTTATGATGCTCAGCAAGCTGAATCGTTAATTGCATGTGGACTTTTAAAACGTGCGACAGCTATGACGAATTCAAACAGTCAATCCAG TCGTTCACAGTGCATCATAAATATCCGCTGTGAATATACGAGGGCAGGTGGAAAAGTTGGTGATAACTCAAACAGTGCTGTGCTGACTATAGTTGACCTTGCTGGAGCTGAGAGGGAAAAGAAGACTGGAAATCAG GGGGTTAGATTGCTCGAAAGTAATTTTATCAACAACACTTCGATGGTGTTTGGCCTGTGCTTAAGG TCATTACTGGAGCATCAGAAGAACCCCAGAAAACCTATGCAGAAACACTTTCAAAACTCTCTG TTGACCAGATACTTACGAGATTATTTGGAAGGGAAGAAGCGGATGGCACTG CTTTTAACTGTTAGACCTGGGGAAGAAGACTACCTTGATACTTCTTTTCTGCTAAGGCAGGCTTCACCATATACAAAAATCAA GTTTGACATCGTTGAAGAACATGGGATTTTAAACCACAATAAGAGGCCTGTGCAAACAACGCCTAGCATGGGGAAGCTTAAAAGAATGAAGTTGAACCAAACTGAAAATTGTGAG ATCAATCAAAGAAGCATTGAACGTCCTGAACTTCCGAATGAAG AAGCTGCTGTGGAAGGAGTGAAGGATGACAGCTTGACAGGCGTTCTTGTTCAGTCTGAGGAAATCATCACTATTGAAGCAAATGAGAGGAATATTCTCAGAGTTGATCAcgttgaattggaaagaaaagagagaaatcaTCAGATTCTGCAAAATTTTGGAAAGGCTTTGTGGAAAGTCTTGAAAGAATACAAGAGAAAACTTGAG GTGGCTGAAAATGAAATTTGCACCCTCAGAGATTGCTTAAGTTGTGAGAAAACTAGATCCGCTGAACTAGAGAATCAACTGAGGGATTGGCAAAGTAACTGCTGCTGCAGGAAAGGAGTTTCAAGTGAGGAATCCTCCAGAGAAGAGGATGAATTCAGAGGAAAAGGTTCATTAGATTGTGAGGCGCGTCAATCCACTGATCAGAATGAG GTGGACGAAAATGTAACCTGCACTCCCAGAGACTGCATAATCATCAAGAAAACAAGATGGGCTGAACTAGAGAATGAACTGATGGATTGGCAAAGTAACTGCCGCTGCAGGAAGGGGGTTTCAAGTGAGGTTTCCTCCAGAGAAGTGGATGAACTCAGAAGAAAAATCTCTTTAGATTTTGAGGATCATCAATCCATTGGTTGCAATGAG GTGACATCTGAAGCTTATTCTTGTCATTTGGAAGGGTCTGCGCATGCGAGAAATGATGAGCGGCTTGACTCCACT ATTGCTCAGCAGCTCGAAAGTTCTATTGAAGATGCTACTGGTGTTGAAGATCTGATGAAACTAATTGAAATGAAAGCAGAGATTACAGATTTGAATGGCAAAGCAACTGCTGTATTAAGCGGGTCACACTCTTGCACTGATCAGGAGTACGGGCAAGAAGAAGAAAGTTCTG TCCGCACTTCCAAAGCGACTTTCATAAACAGAGACGAGAACGACCTGTTGGAAGAGGACCACACACTTTTTGATTCAGTACTTCCAGATTGTTCAGTCAGCTCTTCTAAGTCATCTCTCTTCGTTGAAAATAAGAGCCCTTTTCAAGTGTGGGAGGACCAAACACAAAACGAAGAGGACAAG GTGAAGTCAGATGCACATACGAGAACTGAGGAGCGGCTTGACTCCACT ACTGCCCAGAAGTTCGAAAGATCTATAGAAGATATTACTGGTGTTGAAGTTCCGAAGATTCCAGATGGAATGAAAGCAGAGAGTATAAATttgaaaggcaaagaaaatgCTCTGTTAAGTGGGTCACCCTCTTGCACTGATCAGGAGTACGAGCAAGAAGAGGAAAGTTTTGGTAATAGTAAAATTCTGAATCTCCTATTCGTCTTCAGCAGTAATT TCTGCACTTCCCAAGCGACTTCAATAAGCAGAGACGAGAACGACCTGTTGGAAGAGGACCACATGCTTTTTGATTCAGTACTTCCAGAATGTACAATCAACTCTTCTGAGTCATCGCTCCTCGTTGAAAATAACAGCTCTTTTCCAGTGGTTGAGGACCAAACACAAAACGAAGAGGACAAG ACTGCTAAGACGCTCGAAAGTTCTACTGAAGATGCTACTGGTGTTGAAGATCAGAAGATTCCAGATGGAATGAAAGCAGAGAGTACAGATTTGAATGGCAAAGCAAATGCTTTGTTAAGTGGGTCACCCTCTTTCCCTGATCAGGAGTACGAGCGAGAAGAGAATTTTTTTG ATTCTGTAGTAAGCACTTCTCAAGCGACTTCCATAAACAGAGACGAGGCCAGCCTGCTGGAAGAGGACCACACGCTTTTTGATTCAGTACTTCCTGAATGTACAGTCAACTCTTCTGAGTCATCTCTCTTCATTGAAAATAACTGCTCTTTTCCAGTGCTGGAGGACCAAACACACAACAAAGAGGATAAG ACTGCTCAGAAGCTTGAAAGTTCTATTGAAGATGCTACTGGTGTTGAAGATCTGATGAAACCAAATGAAATGAAAGCAGAGATTACACGTTTGAATGGCAAAGCAACTGCTGTATTAACTGGGTCACGCTCTTGTACTGATCAGGAGGACGGGCAAGAAATGGAAAGTTCTG AATTTGTAGTCTGCACTTCCCAAGCAACTTTCATAAACAGAGACGGGGCCAGCCTGTTGGAAGAGGATCATGCGCTTTTTGATCCAGTACTTGCAGAATGTACAGTCAGCTCTTCCGAGTCATCTCTCTTCGTTGAATATAACAGCTCTTTTCCAGTGGTGCAGAACCAATCACAAAATGAAGAGGACAAG AAACCATTGGGTCCATCGACAATGTTAATGCCCGAGGAAGTTGTACATGCTCTAGGATGCCATGATAACAACACACCTGAAGCAGTTACCAAACATGGTTCCTGCACTAAACTTCAGAATGCAGATAGGCCAAAAAG GAGACTTCTACCAGTTTCGTCCATCTTATTAAAAGATATAGGCAATATAGACTTCAAGGACGAGAATGAGAAACCAAAG GGAGTCAAGGCAGAAAAGAAAGGAACTTCTGGTAAGAACAGAACTCAGGGCAGCACTTCACTTATTCGTTTGCTCAAGGATAATCTTGCTATCTAG